In one window of Macrotis lagotis isolate mMagLag1 chromosome 5, bilby.v1.9.chrom.fasta, whole genome shotgun sequence DNA:
- the TBPL1 gene encoding TATA box-binding protein-like 1, protein MDADSDVALDILITNVVCVFRTRCHLNLRKIALEGANVIYKRDVGKVLMKLRKPRITATIWSSGKIICTGATSEEEAKFGARRLARSLQKLGFQVIFTDFKVVNVLAVCNMPFEIRLPEFTKNNRPHASYEPELHPAVCYRIKALRATLQIFSTGSITVTGPNVKAVATAVEQIYPYVFESRKEIL, encoded by the exons ATGGATGCAGATAGTGATGTTGCATTGGACATTTTAATTACAAACGTAGTCTGTGTTTTTAGAACCAGATGCCATTTGAACTTAAGGAAGATTGCTTTAGAGGGAGCAAATGTAATTTACAAGCGTGATGTTGGa aaagtGTTAATGAAACTTAGAAAACCTAGAATTACTGCTACAATTTGGTCCTCAGGAAAAATTATTTGCACAGGAGCCACAAG TGAAGAAGAAGCTAAATTTGGTGCCAGGCGATTAGCCCGAAGTCTACAGAAACTTGGTTTTCAG GTAATATTTACAGATTTTAAAGTCGTTAATGTTTTGGCAGTGTGTAACATGCCCTTTGAAATAAGATTGCCAGAATTCACAAAGAACAATAGGCCTCATGCCAG ttaTGAACCCGAACTTCATCCTGCAGTATGTTATCGCATAAAAGCTCTACGAGCTACATTACAGATTTTTTCAACAGGAAGTATCACAGTAACAG GGCCAAATGTAAAGGCTGTTGCTACTGCTGTGGAACAGATTTACCCTTATGTGTTTGaaagcagaaaagaaattttataa